The following is a genomic window from Liolophura sinensis isolate JHLJ2023 chromosome 10, CUHK_Ljap_v2, whole genome shotgun sequence.
GTCGGTTGGTCAGATTTTTATATCCTACACAGTGTATCTGTAAATATAAGCATGGGCCATATACTTGATTATAAACAAGTTAGGGGCCTGAGAGCTAGACAGTATTGACATTGTGGCAGCTATTtgagtgcatgtgtacttgTTATGGTGGTAACTTGATACACAGACATACCAGAAGATCTCCAGATGACTTTTGTCAACCCCTGTTACCCCTTGTTACAGTGCACCTACCTACATGTCAGAAATGATAATTCACTTCGTACATTTACTGGTATATGCCCATCGAGTCACACACTACACCATTAAATCTTGGTCTACTCTTGAAGCTATATTGATAAGTTTTAATAACTTCAGTCCCCAACTTTCGATCCCCTAAACTTTAAGGGTTTTATATTCAGGAATTGCTGTTCTCTCTTTTTTAGACATCAGGATCATTGATTTACGTCTTGTTTTGATTCAGGCCAGTATTTAGTGGATGCTATCCTGGAAAACCCTTCCCTGGAATTGGCATTTGTGTGGAACAGGAGCAAGACTGTTTTTGAAGGGAAGGTGAAGCCAGACTACATCCTTGAGGATTTGAGTGCATTCAGGGACAGGTAACTGATACAGTTATTTACAAAATGCATTCAGAAACAGGTATCCTGGTAAACTAATACACAGTGTGCTCTCAGGGACAGGTAACCTAATAGACTAATACACAGTGTGCATTCGGGGACAGGTAACCTAAATGGACTCTTCTATAACCCACAAGCATTCTCGTATTACATGTAAAGACGACCAAAGACCATAAATCTCATGTTTTACTCCCTTCAGTGCGCATGCAAAATGCTCGTCCAATGGCATAAATAGAAGGGACGAGTCTGTCATAAAATAAAACGTTTTTGCTGACAAAAATACATCTCGTGACGTTAATTTCATTCCATCCTGGACGAAAGCTATTTTGACGTTGTGATGTCACAGAAAGGTTAAACTTGTGTAACCAGTGTATGGCGAACGATTTGCAACTTTCATTCCCGGCAAAGGCAGTCACGTCACGGCAAGAttctgatgtgtacatgtactaaccagTGTGTGCTGCAGACAGTATGTAAACCACACTGGGCAGCAGTGTTCATTTCACAGTGAAAAATGTGTCATTGTCGAAGATTACAAGCAGACCGTTACCAATGAATCTTTCACTgttcaaaacacttcacagaTTATTTTCAGCAGGTGCATTTGCCATCAGTTTGATATAGCTTCGAGCTCGAGTACTGTAAAGACTGGTACCCTCTTTGTCCAAAAACAATGGTTTAGCCTGGTATGTATGAAGTTGCAGGCTGTGCGCTATTGAGAAAAACTTGGCTTGGATCTTccagtgctacatgtacttaatatgCATGGGTGTGAGAGTGTTTACTTGACTGGAGTTTTTCATATTAATTAGAAGATTACTTGTATTAAGCGTTTTGGGGAGGGTGGCAGAATTGAAATAGTGTTTCCTGCTATGGGTGTCTGGTGGCTACGTCTTTGACCCAAAATAATAATCTCATACACCTTATGACTATAAAACTGTTGCTAAACACCCATGGCAGGAACATTATTTTTTAGATACACATTCAGGAACGTATGTGTTTAATCAGTcttcagcaataaaattgtgACAGATGTCTGATAGAATTACGTTGCACGTCGTTTGGATAAAAGGAATTTATGTGTAAGAAGTACAAATAGAAACAGAGGTTGAGACAGAgcatttgtgttttctgatatcatTTCCTGCCTCATCGCCATGACTGCAGTGACAATTGCGCCGTTCATGATATCTCTACAAAATTTGCTAGAGGAGGCAGTGTTGTGAAGCTATTACAGAGAATGGTACATGCGTTGTAGCGAGTATGTTATCGgctatttcacttttacagtaCGTCTGTCAGGGTAAAGCAATGGCCATGCAGGGGCAGTCTTTTTGTGACTGAAAACAAGATCATTAGCTTAGCCTTTCTCGTTTACAAGGAACATTTGTCCTGAATTAAAAAATGAATTCTGTTGAAAATGGAAAGGACAGCTTCAGTTCACCCAAATAAGTGTATGATGAAAAGCTGGTGATGAGATTGTACAGTATATAAAAGGCTTAGGGAATAACCTCATCAGGCAAACTTGATATGTCGAAAATGGCTGGCTCatgattttattcatcatttttaaaatgatactcACTACTCAGGAAGAAATATTCCTTGTCCTGTCGTATtaaagaaacaattttttgtgatattggtgttttatatggAGGGCCATTTTAGAATAAAATCAAAGGTTTCAGATCCCAATTTTTTAAGGTGATATGATGACCATGCATAAAGAAATTGTATTAAATGGACCTCAAAATTGTTCTATCTTTGAGAGCTGTTAAGTATGCAAATGAAAGAAGTTAGTACGAAAAATAACTCTTTATTGGTAAACAATTATTTTTCATTCAATTTATTTGTTCGTTTTAACACAACATGATTAGTTTTGGACAAACATTTTCCTGATATGTAAAGTGGGCATTGTTGTGAAAGCTGCACAGAACTAGCAAATGTGCAGCACACcgacccaggaacctcccaccaatgtgatggataagagttcaagtccagctcttgcagGCTTTCCATCTGGTCAtccatgagaaggtctgccggAAATCTGCTCTTGCAGGCTTTCCATCTGGTCAtccatgagaaggtctgccagaaatctGCTGATAgttgctggtttcctccaagccctttctggtttcctctaggcccttcccaatttcctcccaccataatgcaggtcactgttgtataaatgaaatattcctgagtgtggtgtaaaactttaatcaaataaacaaataactacagtaataaatgtgaattttaatgaattttcctGATTATATTACAGAAAGGCCGATTTGATCATTGAGGTGGCACATCCCGGTATATCATTCCAGTATGGGGCTGAGTTCCTTACTCAGACAGATTACATGGTAATTTAGTTTTTAAGAATAGGAGGCATCAAATTATCTCCCATGAAGTCACTCTCCAGTTTAAAAAGTGCGATTTtaggagtaagctgtggttaggGTTGGAcatcagaaaatggctaatGTCAAGTTCCCTGAgtttaagacagattttaaatttgtaaatttaattGGAAAGCCCAGGATAATCGTTATGCATTTATTAAATTCCATTAAGAGGTGATTTAAAAATCCTActtaaatacttaaatacaATAGACATGCAGCTTTGGCCAATTTTACTTTGTCACACAATCATATTATATATTCTACCTAtaagctgaaaaacatcatTTAAGATCTCTTAATATTTGTGCGACTCTTAAAGGCCGATATCATGTCTTTTTTACATTCTATTGCCATGTTTGTGACTGTtatgacataacctacatacagcatgtttaaacaggcgaggtcccacttctcgtagtttcacgaCCAAAACTAGTCTCGCATTACGTCATAATTGCTGTTGTgtaaaaagggagataattcagagTAGGTCTGTTGTActcaaattattgttttatcaatgtttttctgtttttgaaaacagtattaatctgccattttttaaattaagaaaaatttGGATACTCTTACAAGTAATACAGAAATGGGGTATATAATCATGTTAACAGTGTACTTAATTGGTTCATTTCAGGTTGGCTCACCTACAGCACTTGCAAGTGCAGAGCTAGAGGGGCAGCTGCGTTCTGCTGCTGTTAAACATGGTCTTTACATTCCAGTAGGAGCGCTCTGGGGTGCGGATGATGTGCAGAAAATGGCTCAGCGTGGAACTCTACAGGTGGGAACCATAATAACGTAACATGTCAAACTAACCACAGGTTTTCACCATTTTGCGCATGTTCAGTGCTGATACCTGTCTGTTGTTCAGATTGTGATATAAAACTTTTTCCtctgattttctttttaagaAAATTTGGTCAATTGCTGACAAGTCATTCCAAATTTGTTTCTCTTCAGACCACTTGCCCTTGACCAATAGGTTCAAAGTCAGGACAAATTTTGTGAAGTAGTTCTCTGCATCTGGAACTAAAGTGACATATTTGTTTGCAAATAGTTATTCACCaaccaaacagataaataagtatAGGAAACCGTTCAATGTTCTTGTATTTGAGTTGATGAGATGTTCATcagaaaaatcaattttttggtTTACACTTTGGTAACAAGATATTTAGCTGACACCTGCAGAAAAGTACATACATAAGACCAGGAAATCAACacagtaagatttttttttttttcttttgattggtgttttaatatttcacttatacgacggcagtcagcattatggtgggtggaaaccgggcagagcccgggggaaacccacgaccatccgcaagttgctggcagaccttcacacagacggctggagaggaagccagcatgagctggacttgaactcacagcgaccgcattggtgagagactcctgggccattacgctgtgctagcgcgctaaccaactgagccacagaggacCCAAACACAATAAGAAATGTTGCATAACATGTAATGGAATAATTTCAGGCGTTGAAAATAACGATGAAGAAACACCCGTCGTCATTTAAACTGGAAGGTGAACTGAAGATAAAGAATGATGAAGTCAAAAGTGATGCTGTGGTTCTCTTTGATGGTGAGAAAACATAACCCACTTGTATGACAAAACATAACCCACGTGTATGAGAAAACATAACCCACATGTATGAGAAAACATAACCCAAATGTATGTGAAAACATAACCCACGTGTATGTGAAAACATAACCCATGTGTATGAGAAAGCACAACCCACGTGTATGAGAAAACAACCCACGTGAATGAGAAAACATGACCGGCACGTGTGAGAAAACATAAGCCACACAC
Proteins encoded in this region:
- the LOC135476645 gene encoding aspartate dehydrogenase domain-containing protein-like; this encodes MWRIGIVGYGHLGQYLVDAILENPSLELAFVWNRSKTVFEGKVKPDYILEDLSAFRDRKADLIIEVAHPGISFQYGAEFLTQTDYMVGSPTALASAELEGQLRSAAVKHGLYIPVGALWGADDVQKMAQRGTLQALKITMKKHPSSFKLEGELKIKNDEVKSDAVVLFDGPVRELCPLAPNNVNTMAVGAMAASNLGFDKVQGSLVSDPSLTDYHIVEVDVWGPGDIEKGTAFHCHTVRTNPAKVGAVTGSATYASFLSSMLRARGKGPGVHFC